The Leucobacter sp. UCMA 4100 genome window below encodes:
- a CDS encoding beta-ketoacyl-[acyl-carrier-protein] synthase family protein codes for MTKKIVITGIGASSPIGGTAQESWDALLAGESGIHSLEFDWVEQYDIPVTFAGKAKVNPEEVLERPVWKRLDPSSQFALIAAKEAFADAGAPEVASERLGVDWATGIGGVWSLLNAWDTLREKGPRRVMPLTVPMLMPNAPSAAVSMHFEARAYARTVASACASSTESLANAYEHLQAGLADVVIAGGSEAAIHPVTIASFAAMQALSTRNDSPETASRPYNTDRDGFVMGEGAAALVLETEEHALARGAKIYAELAGGGVTADSYHITANDPEGRGASRAVEMALEQAGVTAADVTHINAHATSTPVGDPAEYAALRLVFGDRVDEIAVSATKAATGHLLGGTGALEAVFTTLAVQNRLAPPTINLVEQDPEIPLSVSSEAQPLGDGPQVAISNSFGFGGHNAVVVIRSVD; via the coding sequence TTGACTAAGAAAATCGTCATTACCGGCATTGGCGCCTCGTCACCCATCGGTGGCACCGCGCAAGAATCTTGGGACGCCCTACTCGCTGGAGAGTCGGGCATTCATAGCCTCGAATTTGACTGGGTCGAGCAATACGACATTCCCGTCACGTTCGCTGGCAAAGCAAAGGTGAACCCTGAAGAGGTGCTCGAGCGACCCGTCTGGAAGCGTCTCGACCCCTCAAGCCAGTTCGCACTGATCGCAGCAAAAGAAGCGTTCGCCGACGCAGGCGCGCCAGAGGTCGCCTCAGAGCGTCTCGGCGTTGACTGGGCTACCGGCATTGGTGGCGTGTGGTCGCTCCTCAACGCGTGGGACACCCTGCGCGAAAAGGGCCCCCGCCGCGTCATGCCCCTCACGGTGCCCATGCTCATGCCCAACGCACCATCGGCCGCCGTTTCAATGCACTTCGAGGCCCGCGCCTACGCTCGCACCGTCGCCTCGGCCTGCGCCTCAAGCACCGAGTCGCTCGCAAACGCTTACGAGCACCTGCAGGCTGGTCTCGCCGACGTCGTCATTGCCGGCGGATCGGAAGCAGCCATTCACCCGGTCACCATTGCCTCCTTCGCTGCGATGCAGGCCCTCTCGACGCGCAACGATTCGCCCGAGACCGCATCGCGCCCGTACAACACCGACCGCGACGGCTTCGTCATGGGCGAGGGCGCTGCCGCGCTCGTGCTCGAGACTGAAGAGCACGCGCTCGCCCGCGGCGCGAAGATTTACGCTGAGCTCGCAGGCGGCGGCGTGACCGCCGACTCGTACCACATCACGGCAAACGACCCAGAGGGCCGTGGCGCAAGCCGTGCCGTCGAGATGGCGCTCGAACAGGCCGGCGTTACCGCGGCCGATGTCACCCACATCAACGCTCACGCAACCTCTACCCCGGTCGGCGACCCGGCCGAGTACGCAGCACTCAGGCTCGTGTTCGGCGATCGCGTCGACGAGATTGCTGTTTCGGCCACGAAGGCTGCGACCGGCCACCTCCTCGGAGGCACGGGAGCGCTCGAGGCAGTCTTCACCACGCTCGCGGTGCAGAATCGTCTCGCTCCCCCGACGATCAACCTCGTCGAACAAGACCCCGAGATTCCGCTCTCGGTTTCGTCAGAGGCGCAGCCTCTCGGCGACGGGCCGCAGGTCGCGATCTCGAACTCGTTCGGCT